The following are encoded together in the Brassica napus cultivar Da-Ae chromosome A9, Da-Ae, whole genome shotgun sequence genome:
- the LOC106422328 gene encoding glutathione S-transferase T3-like, which yields MDPRNPMNPYSDSSSYLRLLHSQQPSVVHENFPYESFHATSVNLGASEVPPFSSQQTEPPSQPVVTPVERRERKKWTPADDEVLISAWLNTSKDAVVANDQNARTFWKRVGEYYAASHHARNGDDRPHLHCKQRWHKINEQVNKFCASYASAERQQASGQSETDVLKLAHDIFYADHETKFTLEHAWCVLRFEQKWLNLNTPKPTGSSKRKTGDGEPEASGSEAGDHDKRPEGVKAAKARRNNSKGKGVDDAKTIWEFKKEDLLMKERLSRLAILDTLLARKEPLSEAEEVVKNKLLAQYF from the coding sequence ATGGATCCAAGGAATCCAATGAATCCATATAGCGACTCATCTAGTTATCTACGCCTTCTTCACAGTCAACAACCAAGTGTTGTgcatgaaaactttccttatgaaAGTTTTCATGCGACTAGTGTTAACCTAGGAGCTTCAGAGGTTCCCCCTTTCAGTTCACAGCAAACTGAGCCTCCAAGTCAACCTGTAGTCACACCAGTGGAGCGTAGGGAGAGAAAGAAATGGACTCCAGCTGATGACGAAGTTCTCATCAGTGCGTGGCTAAACACATCTAAGGATGCTGTTGTTGCAAATGATCAAAACGCACGGACCTTCTGGAAAAGAGTAGGAGAATATTATGCAGCAAGTCACCATGCCAGAAACGGTGATGATAGACCCCATCTCCACTGTAAACAGAGGTGGCACAAGATAAATGAGCAGGTCAATAAGTTTTGTGCCTCATATGCTTCTGCGGAGAGACAACAAGCCAGTGGGCAGAGTGAGACTGATGTTTTGAAGCTGGCTCACGATATCTTCTATGCTGATCATGAGACAAAGTTTACTCTTGAACATGCCTGGTGTGTGTTGAGGTTTGAGCAGAAATGGCTTAACCTTAACACACCAAAACCCACTGGCAGTTCAAAGAGAAAAACGGGTGATGGTGAGCCGGAAGCCTCGGGCTCTGAAGCTGGTGATCATGACAAGAGGCCGGAAGGTGTTAAGGCGGCAAAGGCACGGAGGAATAACTCTAAAGGGAAGGGTGTTGATGACGCTAAGACGATTTGGGAATTCAAGAAGGAGGATCTACTGATGAAGGAGAGACTGTCTAGGTTGGCAATACTTGACACTTTGCTAGCTAGAAAGGAACCATTAAGTGAGGCTGAAGAAGTTGTGAAGAATAAACTGCTTGCCCAGTATTTCTGA